The genomic DNA AGCTATCATCTGCGGCTCTCCAGAAGAGCCTTGAGGGGGTCCTCATCGACATCGTTATACTCGCTTGATATTCTCTTGATGGCCTCGCTCAACCCTTTCGAGCCCCTAACTATAACCAACTTCACCTCCTCCTCAAATTGGTCTCATCTAGGATTCTGAGTACGCCACCACTATACACCGCTCTAACAACCTCCACCATAACGGCTACCCCAGATGACTTGACACTTTTACTGGATACAACAATATAATTGCTTTATAGAGATCTTTTAGGCCTAAAAACTTTGTGCGGACGATTGACACCCTCTCTAATAGAATTCTGGCCTGAAAGGTTCATTATCTGCTAGGTTCGAGGATGTTCGCCGCTTAATTGAGGGAGCCTTTATAGGGCTTGAGTGGGGCGTAACATTTGACTGTGCTTTAGATAAGGGGGCATCACTATCTTAAGGAGAAGGTTAAATGATTTTTTCTTTTATGTATTGGTGATATTCTCTTATGACGTTTTGTGGGATGGGGTTTTCAATTTCAATATCTTTAACTTTCTTTTTTAATTCTTCATCTATTGTGTATATTTTGTTGATTTCAAGCTCCTTAGCTAGCTCTATTAGGTAGCAGTCCCATGAAGATAAGTTGAGTTCTGAAGCTGAGGCTAAAGCCTTTTCAGCGGCAGTTTTATTGAGTTTTTCATAGAACGCCGGGGATTCTAGAGAGAGGGTCCTTAGCAGGGCTTTCGCCACACGGTCCCTTCTAAGCTTCAGGTATCTCGTCATTATCACGTAGGCTCCTAGGTATGTGCTCACAGGGATCAAGATGCGCCTTTTAAGGGTCAGGGCATCCAGCAGCAGCTGGGCTGCATACCTTCGGGCTGGGTTTTTGAAGTGGGCTAGAACTACGATGCCTACGTCGACAGTAGCCTCAAACCCCAATCTTCCGGAGCGCGTACTCCCTGTCAAAGTATTTATCCTCACCCTCGACCTTTACTGCATCCAATTCCAGGCTTGGAGCTATATCCTCCAACTCAGCGAACGCCCTCTGAACTGAGGCAGCATCGAACTTCTCTAGCACAAGCCTTTTTCCAACAACCCTACAAACTAACTCTGTCTCACCATC from Candidatus Bathyarchaeota archaeon includes the following:
- a CDS encoding type II toxin-antitoxin system VapC family toxin — encoded protein: MGFEATVDVGIVVLAHFKNPARRYAAQLLLDALTLKRRILIPVSTYLGAYVIMTRYLKLRRDRVAKALLRTLSLESPAFYEKLNKTAAEKALASASELNLSSWDCYLIELAKELEINKIYTIDEELKKKVKDIEIENPIPQNVIREYHQYIKEKII